The following are encoded in a window of Parambassis ranga chromosome 15, fParRan2.1, whole genome shotgun sequence genomic DNA:
- the pla2g12b gene encoding group XIIB secretory phospholipase A2-like protein isoform X1, with protein sequence MLIRTTFLLLLCMSLGTCATLGFFQTEAKDDTAPAVDSATDGVAAAASEDVAAPDAQVDAANSLFGDSPLAKILARSNKADGAATKQTATDSDRPAGESETLSEEAVTKEQPSSEEETNEIRPVQKNESLNRPLAHEDNSWSLNSIRNSFQTVHGYFDSLVELVGGRDGVCQYRCRYGELPQPRPGYQQQEPNGCSSSLVGFEVNAALDMGIPAMTKCCNQLDVCYDTCGTHKSDCDTKFQLCLHSICSDLKKSLGFVTKVQACESMADALYNTVWTLGCRPYMNSQRAACICEGEERDEL encoded by the exons ATGCTGATTCGGACCACgttcctgctcctgctctgcaTGTCTTTGGGCACATGTGCCACTTTAGGCTTCTTCCAGACTGAGGCAAAAGATGACACGGCCCCTGCTGTGGACTCAGCTACCGATGGTGTTGCTGCGGCAGCTTCTGAAGATGTAGCTGCTCCAGATGCCCAAGTAGATGCAGCTAATTCCCTTTTTGGGGATAGTCCACTAGCCAAGATACTTGCAAGGAGTAACAAGGCAGATGGTGCAGCAACTAAACAGACAGCGACAGACAGTGACAGACCTGCTGGTGAATCAGAAACTCTCAGTGAAGAAGCCGTCACAAAGGAGCAACCATCATCCGAGGAGGAGACGAATGAGATCAGACCAGTCCAGAAAAATGAGTCCTTGAACAGACCCCTGGCACATGAAGATAACAGTTGGAGCCTCAACTCAATTAGAAATAGTTTTCAGACTGTGCATGGATACTTTGACTCCCTGGTGGAGCTGGTCGGGGGACGTGACGGTGTGTGTCAGTACCGCTGCAGATATG ggGAACTTCCTCAGCCTCGTCCTGGATACCAACAGCAAGAGCCCAAcggctgcagctcctctctggtgGGATTCGAGGTGAATGCTGCT CTCGACATGGGGATCCCTGCTATGACAAAGTGCTGTAACCAGCTGGACGTCTGTTATGACACATGCGGCACACACAAGTCTGACTGCGACACCAAGTTTCAGCTGTGTCTGCACAGCATCTGCTCTGATCTGAAGAAGAGCTTGGGCTTTGTGACGAAGGTGCAAG CTTGTGAATCAATGGCAGACGCTCTCTACAATACAGTGTGGACTCTGGGTTGTAGACCTTATATGAACAGCCAGAGGGCAGCATGTATctgtgagggagaggagagggatgaactgtga
- the oit3 gene encoding oncoprotein-induced transcript 3 protein — protein sequence MIFMVITILLKEVLTVAGVALDPCSAYISLNEPWRNTDYHINRLSSAPLCDSHVSGEWYRFTGMAGDAMPTFCVSENHCGTHAPIWLNGSHPQLHEGIVTLPVCASFGDNCCHWNATVDVKACPGGYFVYRLPRPSVCFHVYCGHFYDICDEVDCTGPTCPASDCRCAPGTVLGPDKQTCLDVNECEKGNGGCAEQCVNTKGSWRCACGRGRVLDKDGRNCRGIAGCHVNNGGCSHACSLLLDSYQCICPRGLELGADKHTCQVPVQCDSSSITVSVPKDLVGGLELFLSNASCRGVSNGTHINLSFSLRTCGTVVEVTDNKIVGTNLVTGVPRSSPGSNRDVIVRTSKLVLPVTCEFPREYHVSDEYQASPHSSALQLAGHSEGVFRFSLELFKNAEFAEPYLTPPQLHLQDSLFFGVEPKERVEGLAALVESCFATPGPRADQALKYFLIKDGCISDETVTQYSSKDQLSKHYQVPVFKFIGKDNRQVFLHCLVLVCGAGDSRCAQRCRGRVRREARTGEPQEQHALSAGPIVILP from the exons CCCTGGATCCCTGCTCTGCTTACATCAGCCTGAATGAACCCTGGAGGAACACGGACTACCACATCAACCGTTTATCCAGCGCCCCCCTGTGCGACAGCCACGTGTCTGGTGAATGGTACCGCTTCACTGGCATGGCTGGTGATGCCATGCCCACCTTCTGCGTCTCTGAGAATCACTGTGGCACTCACGCCCCCATTTGGCTCAACGGCAGCCACCCCCAGCTCCACGAGGGCATTGTCACCCTCCCCGTATGTGCCAGCTTCGGTGACAACTGCTGCCATTGGAACGCCACAGTGGATGTGAAGGCCTGCCCTGGAGGATACTTTGTGTACCGCCTGCCCAGGCCCTCAGTCTGCTTCCATGTCTACTGTGGTC ATTTTTATGATATCTGTGATGAGGTTGACTGCACCGGTCCCACATGTCCGGCGTCTGACTGTCGCTGTGCACCTGGAACTGTCTTGGGaccagacaaacaaacatgccTGG ATGTGAACGAGTGTGAAAAGGGTAACGGTGgctgtgcagagcagtgtgtgaaCACCAAGGGCTCTTGGCGTTGTGCGTGTGGCCGGGGCCGTGTGCTGGATAAGGATGGACGCAACTGTAGAG GGATAGCAGGCTGCCACGTTAACAATGGAGGCTGCAGCCATGCCTGCTCCCTTCTGCTGGACTCCTATCAGTGCATCTGTCCCAGAGGGCTGGAGCTGGgggcagacaaacacacatgtcaGG TGCCAGTGCAGTGTGACTCCAGCTCTATTACTGTGTCAGTTCCTAAGGACCTCGTTGGAGGACTGGAGCTCTTTCTGTCCAACGCGTCTTGTCGAGGTGTCTCCAATGGCACACACATCAACCTCAGCTTCAGCCTCAGGACGTGCGGCACAGTGGTGGAG GTGACAGATAACAAGATTGTGGGGACCAACCTGGTGACAGGCGTGCCCAGGAGCAGCCCAGGCAGCAACAGGGACGTAATAGTCCGCACGAGCAAGTTAGTGCTCCCGGTCACTTGCGAGTTCCCCAGGGAATACCACGTGTCTGACGAATACCAGGCCAGTCCACACAGCTCAGCCCTGCAGCTGGCGGGCCACAGTGAAGGGGTCTTCCGGTTCTCCCTGGAGCTCTTCAAGAATGCTGAGTTCGCTGAACCATACCTCACCCCGCCCCAGCTGCACCTGCAAGACTCCCTGTTCTTTGGAGTGGAGCCAAAGGAGAGAGTGGAAGGTCTCGCTGCACTGGTGGAAAGCTGCTTTGCTACACCAGGGCCCAGGGCTGACCAGGCCCTCAAGTACTTCCTCATCAAAGACGG ATGTATCTCTGATGAAACTGTGACACAGTACTCTTCCAAGGACCAGCTCTCTAAGCACTACCAGGTCCCTGTCTTCAAGTTCATTGGCAAGGACAACCga CAAGTGTTCCTCCACTGCCTGGTGTTAGTTTGCGGGGCAGGAGACTCCCGCTGTGCTCAACGTTGTCGCGGCCGTGTTCGACGGGAGGCTCGTACTGGTGAACCTCAGGAGCAGCACGCACTGAGCGCAGGCCCCATTGTCATCCTGCCAtga
- the pla2g12b gene encoding group XIIB secretory phospholipase A2-like protein isoform X2, which yields MLIRTTFLLLLCMSLGTCATLGFFQTEAKDDTAPAVDSATDGVAAAASEDVAAPDAQVDAANSLFGDSPLAKILARSNKADGAATKQTATDSDRPAGESETLSEEAVTKEQPSSEEETNEIRPVQKNESLNRPLAHEDNSWSLNSIRNSFQTVHGYFDSLVELVGGRDGVCQYRCRYGELPQPRPGYQQQEPNGCSSSLVGFELDMGIPAMTKCCNQLDVCYDTCGTHKSDCDTKFQLCLHSICSDLKKSLGFVTKVQACESMADALYNTVWTLGCRPYMNSQRAACICEGEERDEL from the exons ATGCTGATTCGGACCACgttcctgctcctgctctgcaTGTCTTTGGGCACATGTGCCACTTTAGGCTTCTTCCAGACTGAGGCAAAAGATGACACGGCCCCTGCTGTGGACTCAGCTACCGATGGTGTTGCTGCGGCAGCTTCTGAAGATGTAGCTGCTCCAGATGCCCAAGTAGATGCAGCTAATTCCCTTTTTGGGGATAGTCCACTAGCCAAGATACTTGCAAGGAGTAACAAGGCAGATGGTGCAGCAACTAAACAGACAGCGACAGACAGTGACAGACCTGCTGGTGAATCAGAAACTCTCAGTGAAGAAGCCGTCACAAAGGAGCAACCATCATCCGAGGAGGAGACGAATGAGATCAGACCAGTCCAGAAAAATGAGTCCTTGAACAGACCCCTGGCACATGAAGATAACAGTTGGAGCCTCAACTCAATTAGAAATAGTTTTCAGACTGTGCATGGATACTTTGACTCCCTGGTGGAGCTGGTCGGGGGACGTGACGGTGTGTGTCAGTACCGCTGCAGATATG ggGAACTTCCTCAGCCTCGTCCTGGATACCAACAGCAAGAGCCCAAcggctgcagctcctctctggtgGGATTCGAG CTCGACATGGGGATCCCTGCTATGACAAAGTGCTGTAACCAGCTGGACGTCTGTTATGACACATGCGGCACACACAAGTCTGACTGCGACACCAAGTTTCAGCTGTGTCTGCACAGCATCTGCTCTGATCTGAAGAAGAGCTTGGGCTTTGTGACGAAGGTGCAAG CTTGTGAATCAATGGCAGACGCTCTCTACAATACAGTGTGGACTCTGGGTTGTAGACCTTATATGAACAGCCAGAGGGCAGCATGTATctgtgagggagaggagagggatgaactgtga
- the LOC114447657 gene encoding uncharacterized protein C6orf118-like, producing the protein MSNSCKPKPGSFGSDIHRLLQAAEAGQKADILTYSSGHLGPRGLNYSQPFNETKPFFWSTSQSQEKAAKPLMIQKRQIKALPCIKRKELKESPSEFMSRAAFKDSGVSGSRVDPGADHSSHADSGKDNPLKKVNCSSLKAGSKKHFKSSSDPEGNQPCCSGQSDLGGLNNEAQPEMRQQFGQKAVTKQNLWAGINVAEMHERKLQKELKKLSAQSWPSRDRLAVFSDVFDDVCEGSPVFGRILREIKTDYDLYVNHLMASQASLQNTSLDGSIKDCGKLRELELAEAAEEVCSLEQEARRALEEKKRVQNELQNVPVITGPEDSDMKIPPSVLQGSCCDSIHFRRLQVLKVWKDIQQLEEEIKEKLVSTDTERRIKQQKTEIMKLIASNERLRNISKARQSDILCIIFKHAPCYE; encoded by the exons ATGTCCAACAGCTGTAAGCCCAAGCCTGGGAGCTTTGGGAGCGACATCCACAGACTGCTGCAGGCCGCTGAGGCCGGTCAGAAGGCTGATATCCTGACCTACTCTTCAGGTCATCTGGGGCCTCGCGGTCTGAACTACAGTCAGCCATTCAACGAGACAAAGCCGTTTTTCTGGAGCACGTCTCAGAGCCAAGAGAAAGCTGCAAAACCCCTGATGATCCAGAAGAGACAGATAAAGGCGCTGCCTTGTATAAAGAGAAAAGAACTGAAAGAGTCACCGTCTGAGTTCATGTCCCGTGCTGCCTTTAAAGACTCAGGGGTCTCGGGGTCAAGAGTAGACCCAGGTGCTGATCATTCATCACATGCAGACAGTGGAAAAGATAATCCACTTAAGAAAGTTAACTGTTCCTCTTTGAAAGCTGGCTCTAAGAAACACTTCAAATCTTCATCTGATCCTGAGGGGAATCAGCCATGTTGTTCAGGCCAGTCTGACCTGGGAGGCCTGAATAATGAAGCCCAACCAGAGATGAGACAACAGTTTGGCCAGAAAGCTGTAACCAAGCAGAACCTTTGGGCTGGAATAAATGTTGCTGAAATGCATGAGAGGAAACTGCAAAAG GAGCTGAAGAAGTTGTCAGCGCAGAGCTGGCCCAGCAGAGACCGCCTTGCGGTGTTCAGTGACGTCTTTGATGATGTATGCGAAGGCTCGCCAGTATTTGGACGCATCCTGAGGGAAATCAAg ACAGATTATGACTTGTATGTTAATCACTTGATGGCTTCTCAAGCATCATTACAAAACACG TCACTGGATGGTTCTATCAAAGATTGTGGCAAATTAAGAGAACTGGAGCTGGctgaagcagcagaggaggtgtgCAGTCTGGAGCAGGAGGCCAGGCGAGCTTTGGAGGAAAAGAAACG AGTCCAAAACGAATTACAGAACGTTCCAGTTATTACAGGCCCCGAGGACAGTGACATGAAGA TACCTCCATCGGTGCTGCAGGGCAGCTGCTGTGACAGCATCCACTTCAGGAGGCTTCAGGTGTTGAAGGTGTGGAAGGACatccagcagctggaggaggagattAAAGAGAAGCTGGTTTCAACTGACACTGAAAGACGCATCAAACAGCAGAAG ACTGAGATAATGAAGCTGATCGCCTCGAATGAACGTCTAAGAAACATCAGCAAGGCAAGACAGTCTGATATTTTATGTATCATTTTCAAACACGCACCTTGCTATGaatga